From a single Pararge aegeria chromosome 16, ilParAegt1.1, whole genome shotgun sequence genomic region:
- the LOC120630493 gene encoding uncharacterized protein LOC120630493 has translation MAFLNKIKPIYLFDILSTIPNSRFIQRRSCYSIFGIKDLVQREKPVECSIVPVQSSNHETAVRMVKRYFLTEHVFVLDRHMDLKNDRAIDEYILGLLKQGNSLFAKLEDGTIAGLCVNFAASPVDPQNLRNYAFYRQDPNTKDFLYYTAKLQETPNLWSIFEEDKVFEIKMLAVLPEYRRQGTATMLAQKSKTLAQDLGYRVVRMDCINPYDYKIAERCMLSCLVKFPLHKLRGPNAPFIKKTSENNTCVRVFVETPVKQDSPKLTDLESMFE, from the exons ATGGCGTTCTTAAATAAGATAAAACCCATTTACCTTTTTGATATATTGTCAACTATTCCAAATAGTCGATTTATACAAAGGAGGAGCTGTTATAGCATATTCGGGATTAAAGATTTAGTCCAACGAGAAaaa CCTGTAGAATGTTCCATCGTGCCAGTGCAAAGCTCCAATCACGAAACAGCAGTTAGAATGGTGAAGCGTTATTTTCTAACCGAGCACGTTTTCGTACTCGACCGGCACATGGACTTAAAGAATGACCGAGCTATCGACGAATACATTCTTGGTCTTCTTAAACAGG GTAATTCACTGTTTGCTAAGCTGGAGGACGGTACGATTGCAGGTCTATGTGTTAACTTTGCTGCCAGTCCGGTTGATCCACAGAATCTCCGGAACTATGCATTTTATAGACAG GATCCTAATACGAAAGACTTCTTGTACTATACTGCGAAGTTGCAAGAAACACCAAATCTATGGAGTATTTTTGAGGAAGACAAAGTTTTTGAG ataaaaatgtTAGCCGTGTTACCGGAATATCGGAGACAAGGTACAGCGACCATGCTTGCACAGAAATCCAAAACTCTAGCACAGGATCTGGGTTATAGAGTTGTTCGCATGGATTGCATTAATCCTTATGA TTACAAAATAGCAGAACGTTGTATGCTGTCGTGTTTGGTGAAATTTCCCCTGCACAAGTTGCGAGGCCCGAACGCGCCGTTCATCAAGAAAACATCGGAAAACAACACGTGCGTGCGCGTTTTTGTAGAAACGCCCGTTAAGCAAGACTCTCCTAAGTTGACTGATTTAGAAAGCATGTTCGAATAA
- the LOC120630434 gene encoding palmitoyl-protein thioesterase 1 → MKPWLGLLFILKFIMADPTPIVLWHGMGDTCCLVFSLGMFKTYLEKQIPGVYVLSLRIGNSAIEDLENGYFMYPNKQVETVCDVLAKDPKLQDGFNAIGFSQGSQFLRAVVQRCGHKVGPVKNLVTIGGQHQGVYGIPHCFALQHGTCDYVRKLLNYAAYYSWVQKSLVQATYWHDPLDDATYKKSSEFLADINNERKINQTYVQNLNRLDHFIMVKFENDSIVQPKETEWFGFYAPGQAEEILSLQQSELYKMDRLGLKKMDEDGKLVFLSQPGDHLRFTEEWFTENILKRYLL, encoded by the exons ATGAAACCTTGGTTGGGTTTGTTgtttatacttaagtttatcATGGCTGATCCTACACCAATAGTCCTGTGGCACGGAATGG gtgacACTTGTTGCCTTGTTTTTAGCTTGGGAATGTTCAAGACCTATCTTGAAAAGCAAATACCAGGTGTCTATGTCCTATCTCTAAGAATAGGAAATTCTGCAATAGAGGATTTAGAGAATGGTTACTTCATGTATCCGAATAAGCAAGTAGAAACTGTATGTGATGTATTGGCCAAAGATCCTAAGCTCCAGGATGGTTTCAATGCAATTGGATTCTCGCAGGGAAGTCaattttt ACGAGCAGTAGTGCAGCGATGCGGTCATAAAGTTGGGCCGGTTAAAAATCTAGTCACAATCGGAGGTCAACATCAGGGCGTATATGGAATACCTCACTGCTTCGCCTTACAGCACGGGACTTGCGACTACGTGAGAAAACTGCTTAACTATGCCGCATATTATAG CTGGGTCCAAAAGTCCCTAGTTCAAGCGACCTACTGGCACGATCCTTTAGACGACGCGACATACAAGAAGAGCAGTGAATTCCTCGCAGATATCAACAATGAGAGAAAGATAAACCAGACTTATGTGCAGAACCTGAACAGATTGGACCATTTTATAATGGTGAAGTTCGAGAACGACAGTATCGTGCAGCCTAAGGAGACCGAGTGGTTCGGATTCTATGCTCCTGGACAGGCGGAGGAGATATTAAGCTTGCAACAGTCTGAACTTTATAAGATG gacCGCCTGGGTTTAAAGAAGATGGACGAAGATGGAAAATTAGTATTCCTGTCTCAACCAGGAGATCACTTACGTTTTACGGAGGAGTGGTTTACAGAAAACATATTAAAACGTTATCTACTCTGA